The genomic region GAATCAGTGATGCATGCTATGTGGGATTGTGATGCTACACAAGACGTGTGGGTGgggagtttttcaaaattgcaaAAAAGCTCGCATAGACAATCAGACATTATCCAACTTGTTGAATACTTATTGGATAGGCTTTTGGTGGAGGTTATGGAATTGTTTTTTGTCCAATCTTGGCTAATCTGGaatcaatgaaacaaaatgCTTCATGGGAGGAAGCTTCAACATCTGAATTGGCTGAATGCAAGAGCTAAAGAATATTTGGAGGAGTATTGACAATCACAAAAGTAGTTGGCTATTGCTCTAGCTTTGCAATCGAACATGGATGTATGGAAACCACCTCCCCAATCAGTATTCAAATTGAACTTTGATGCGTTTGTCTTCATAGAGACTGGGACTTCTGGTTTTGGAGCAATTATTCGAAAAGACTCGGGTGAAGTGATGGCAGCCATGTCAGCCAAAGATCCACCGGTGAGCTACAGTGAGGTCGAGATGCTTGCTTGCAGAAAGGCGATGGAATTTGCAACAAACGTAGGATTCTCAGAACTTGTTAGGGAAGGCGATAATGTGAATGTCATTACCGCTATTCCATTCTCAAAGCTTAATCTGTCCTTGCTGGGGAATGTGGTTGATGATATTCAATACCTGATTCATGGCTTGCATTGGGTCAATATTAGTTGCACAAGGAGAGGAGGAAACAAGGTGGTTCATGCTCTCGCACAACATGCTAGGAACATTAATAATGATATGTATTGGATTAAGGATTCACCTCCACCTATTATGGAGGCTTTTTTTCATGATTctcttattttataattgaatgaatgaatgttccatttttttttttaaatcttttataaaTAGGTTGAAAATCATACTGCTCATTAACAAgaccaaatttttaaaaaaaaaaatttcacatggGCCCACCTATTtgtccttcttttttctttttttcccccttaaataaaatagtattcttTTACTATacatttatcatttaaaaataaaaaacaaatacatataccaaacacaattattattattttttcatattttaaatgagtaattacacataacccacttgtggtttggGCGAAAATCACCTTGCCTGCTCGTGGTTTGAAAAGTACCACTTAACCCATTGGCGGTATGTTCCGTTTGTTTTTCATAACCCACATTTGTTAAAATCAGGGGTAAATAAgtatttttgttcaaattttacttctctctcctcccaaaacaaaaaatagagcaaaaatacaagagaaacaagatcaaaaagtggtatttgtcTCTTTCCATTCACACAAAttttgaacatgaagaacatacccaaaaaaataaaaagcctaaGCCCCATTGCCTCCCTCAACCCTTTGGCTAACtccatcacaaaaaaaaaaaaaaaatgaaaagtcacaaaattcaaacatgaCCCTAGAAAACCTGCTTCATCGTCTTCCATCAACCCAGAAATGCACCTTTGGCTGCCCAATCCTAGACCGCTGTCTCGGCGGTGGCATCCCTTGCAACTCAATAACCGAGCTTGTCGCCGAGAGCAGTTGTGGCAAGACACAACTTTGTCTCCAACTAACCCTCTCCGCCTAGCTCCCACCCTCACTCGGTGGCCTCTCCGCCTCTTCTCTCTACATTCACACCGAGTTCTCTTTCCCTTCTCGCCGCCTCCACCAACTTTCCCATGCCTTTATCTCTTCACACCCAAGAATTTTCAATAATGATCCTTGTGATCGTATATTTGTTCATGCTGTATATTCTGCAGACCAACTGTTTGATATAATGCCTAAGATAGAgtctttttttgaaaacacgAATACCCAGTTACCGATTAAGCTCATTGTGATTGATTCCATTGCTACATTGTTTCGTTCCGAATTTGAGAACACCCCAGTTGAGCTTAAGTTGAGGTCGTCATTGTTTTTTAAGATTTCAGGTAAATTGAAGTCGTTGGCGAAGAAGTTTGGTTTGGCTATTGTGGTGATGAACCAGGTGGTGGATTTGATAGGGCATTCAGAGGGGATGAATGGGCTGAAGGTTGGGAATTTGGGTTCTTTGGTTTCGTCTGGAAGATGAGTTTGTCATGCTTTGGGATTAGCGTGGGCTAATTGTGTGAATTTGAGGCTTTTCTTGTTGAGGAATGAGGAAGTCGTTGGAGAATAAAATGGGTCGGTGGATGTTGAGTGCTTGTGGAGGTGGTGATTTTCTCCCTAGGCAAACAAGGCGGCAACTTCATATTGCCTCCCTCAACCCTTTGGAAGTTGTGTCTTGAGAAATAGAAATGGAAGTTTTGTTGCTTATATACAAAAACTGGAGACCTGCAACTAATAAAACTATCTTcatgttcaaaatttgtttgaatggagagaaagacaaataccactttttgatcttatttctcttgtatttttgctctattttttgttttgggaggaaagagacataaaatttgagcaaaaataccaATTTAACCCTGATTTTAACAGAAGTGGGTTACGGAAAACGAACGGAACATACCACAGGTAAGTTAAGTGATACtttttaaaccacgggtaggcaaaatAATTTTCACCTAAACCACATGTGAGGTATGTGTAATtacccatttttttaaaatatgttatttgaaaTGTGAtacaaaacacttttttttttttttgtattatgaaTACGTGCAcgcaatattttttaaatcataatttCAACACCATTTTATACCTAAACATCATTATCAAACTAGTCCTGTCTCAGCTGTCTGTGTGAAGTTCCCTTCTAGACCAATACTATTATCTTTCGTACGTCATAGTATCTAATAACTGGCTAAATgttagataaaaatataaaaacttagtTTATTTCCACACAAAAGATTagttttattactttttttttttgtgtgtgggaaATATAAGATAATAAAATGCCAAAAGGACAAAGTATCAAAGTCCAATCAGTTTCACCTTTTCTGGgtctccacaaaaaaaattgCCCATCAATTTATCTTTCTAAccgtccaaaaaaaaaaaaatatatcaatccCGCTCAATTGCAATTTCCAcactctctcgctctctctctctctctctctctctctctcacttcctCCTTTTCACTCTTCTCACGTTTTTCTCGCTCTCCCAATCCACAATCCCAGCTCTCCTCTGCGATCGAACCTGGATCCACGCCAAAAACTCAACTGGGTATGAAAAATTCTCTCCTCTTTTTGCTTTAATCTGAAATATTATGCTTGAATTTGTTCATTCGTAAGCTTAACTGaaactaggaaaaaaaagggtaaactttgtatttttttttttaaaacctttttaaagtgtttttggGTTTCATTTGGAACaaaattttctgggttttagACTTTCTATCTTCTTCTATTTATATATCATATTAAGTTTTTCtggggttttttattttattgttctatatatttttttgggtctGTAATTGTAAATTTTCTGTTGTTATAGTTTCTTAAGGGATGTCAAGTATAGCTAATGTATTAAGGGTGCGTTGGCATAAGCAGTTGTAAAATggtgttttgagtttaaaatgagTGTTTGTAAAAAAGCTACTAGGATTTGTGGTTGCGAAACagagttttgggttttaaaagCGCTTTTTTAAGCTCCAAAAATAcctaaccaaacggaccctaaatatTAACCATGTATTTGTTGTTTATGCAATATGTATTTTTGGGGCTGTAATTGTAATTTTCTGTTGTTCTAGGTTCTTAAGGGATGTAAAGTATAGCTAAAGTATTAAATATTAGCTCTATATTTGTTGTTTATGCAATTTATTCTTAAATGTTtatgaaaaatgtgttttgtttgAATGATTAGGTTTAGACTAATGTAATGGATCTTTCAAGAACTGCGCCGGATGTAATTGAGGAAGGTGATAATGGAGAAGATTGTCGGATTGTAACTTCGCGTGAATTTGATGGGGAAATCAAACTTGGAATGCAAGTGAGTTCTGAAGAAGAAGCTTATGACCTTTACAATGCACATGCTTTTAAGAAGGGGTTTAGCATTCGAAAAGCGACTAGGCGAGTGGTTAATGGTGTTATTAGGCAGCGAGAGTTTGTGTGTTCGAAACAAGGGTTTAAAGAGTTCGAAGACCCTGTTAATGCGAAGAAGTTCAATCATTTAGATACTAGAACAGGATGTTGTGCTAGGATTCGATTTGATGTGAAAGATGATGTTTGGACTGTTGTTTTGTTTAATGACACACACAATCATGAATTTGCAAGTCCTGAACAAAAGCTTAATTTGAGATCAGGAAGAAAGGTACTAAATGCTAATGGGAGTACAACTagcacaaaaacaaaagcaacgGGATCATGCTCATGCTCATGTTTGTCAAAGGAAGTCGATGGTGCCAATAATATTGGGTTAAGCAAGCTAGATAGTCACAATTACTTGCCTactgtgagaaaagaaatgattGAAGCTGGGGATGGGCAAAGTGTTTTTAATCATTTCAGACATAAGCAAAGTGAAGATCCTATGTTTTTCTATTCATTGCAAGTGGACCAAGACAATAGGATGGCAAATTTATTTTGGAGAGATGGTAGATCAAAATTAGACTATGGTTATTTTGGGGATGTTGTTATTTTTGACACCTTTCGAATCAATAGTTACAACTTAATTTGTGCACCATTTGTAGGGGTTAACCATCATTGGAAGAATGTTTTATTTGGTTGTGCCTTTTTAATAGATGAGACAACTGAGTCATTTATTTGGTTGTTTAAGACTTTTTTGGCAGCTATGGGAGGTCAACAACCAAAATCTATTTTTACAGATCAAGACCAAACAATGGCAAATGCTATCAATTTGGTTTTCCCGAAATCCCGTCATCGACTTTGCCCATGGCATATTAGTAAAAATGCTAAACAACATCTTGGTGGACTTTATACTATTAATGCTGATTTCAACTCGAGATTTGATAAGTGCTTAAATGGATGCATAAACGAAATGGAATTTGAGTCCACTTGGAATGATATGATTGAGAAGTATAATCTACGGAGTCACGAATGGCTTAATAGTTTATATGAGGATCGAGAAAAGTGGTGCACAGCTTTGAGTGTAGATTTTTTCTCAGCAAAGCTGAAATCTTCCCAACGGAAGGAGAGCTCAACTAGTGTTTTTCATCAAATAATGCGAAAGCCTATGCTGCTTATTCAAGCTATTCAGTCTTTTGAGGAAAAAGTAGCACAATTGCGTCAAGATGAATCAAATGAAGATTTTCGTTGCAAAAATGGTGCACCCTCAAAAGTTACTCGTTATGGAGGTATTTTGAGTCATGCTGCAAGTGTTTATACTCATGCTTTATTTAGAGTGTTTGAAGAGGAGTTGAATTCATGTTTGGGATTGAGTTGTGTTGAAACTAATCATCATGGGGATAATTCTATCTATTCACTAACTGAACTTGGAAATGGAAGTGTTCATATTGTTGAGTTTGACCGATCCAAGCTGATTATTTGTTGTAGTTGCAAGTTGTTTGAGACATTAGGTTTGTTATGTTGCCATGCTTTAAGGGTGTTTGTTGTGAATAATGTGAACGTGATTCCCgataaatatatatcaaataaatgGACAAAAGATGCAAAGAAAGGGTTGTATTGCTTTGATGATTCATGTcaagaaaatgagaaatctaCCCATGCATCACGCCTGAGCGAGTTATGTCATTTGGGGtatattgtttttgaaaaggCTTCATTGACAAATAGCAGGACCAAAATTGTCAAAGATAAGTTAAGAGAGGCATTGCACCTGGTTGAAAAGGATGTGACATCCATGAGTATGGTGGAAATTGTTGGTCAAGAATGTCTCCAAGAAGATGCCAACAATAGTGATGATATGGAACCTTGTGTAGTTGGTGATAAACAAGTCTTTGACCCACCGCAtgtgagaaagaagagaaaaaaagtgaaagatgCAATCACATTACAAACTCCACAACCTAGTCACATGGTGCATGGTAAGTTaaaatttatgttattttcaattttttttttcttagtatgaCTTATTGAATTTAACtgtatatttataatttcttttttgctatTCCAACTGAAATTTCAGGAGATGGtcaatcatcatcttcttcacttgAGTTGTCTTTTGATgatcacaattttaacctcaCAAGAACGCCCCAAGAGAGTACCTCCATGCCATACTTGAGTCCTGTAATTTCTACAACCTACTTGTGCACGCATATATGAATTTaacatttgcttcttcttctgttttttcaTCCCTTAccttttgttatatttgatgTAGGAATCTACCACATCAAAAGATGGTACGCAAGGATGATACAAGACTTTGAAGTAGGTATTTTTTGGAACACGATATAATGTCACGGTAAATTTCTTCTGATAGTTGCCAATGGTCTTTGGTCCAATTTGCACATCAACCCCCAGTGGTGGGACATGTTTAGAGGTTGAATCCCCTCAAAAACTTCACCTGGTTgggtaagaaagaaaaaatgcttTTGAATGTGACTTTCATGCATGTTTAAAACATCCATTTTGTGTAAAAACCTCCACATGTACTGCCAGAAGGCATGTTTTGAAACATTTTCCCCTTAAATATTTGTTACTTGATGTGAGTTCATGAAAAAAGTAGTCACCGGATGTGAAGTTTAAATGGTGGTTTTATAATGGGATTTTGAATGGGCTGTGGTATTGGTTTTGAAATGGCTTTTTGGTTGAGAGAGTTTTGCTAAGAATGTTAGGTTTGATCGATGGAGTGGGCATGGTGTAACTGATTTCAGCTAGAAGGCTTATTTCAAACACAATGCACCACATGAACTTGAAAAGGCAGATTCTGTCCAACCAAAAAGGAAGTTTATAAGTCAGGGTTATAATGGATCCTTTAGCTGAAACTTAAGAAGTGTATAGTCTACTCATAAAGCCTTCACATTGTAACTTTTGGTGCGATTTCATGGTCATTTGAGGTGTTAGCAATTTTTCAAAGTTGTCAGGTCCACAGGATTGGCAAAATCATACATTGAGCTTGGAGTAATTAAAAACCCAGTAGTAAGGGAAAGTGCCTGGACTAACTATAAACCCAGAAGTCTCTAGTTTGACCCCTAGCTGAGACATTTCATGATTTACCTGTGCTCAGTGGGGGTGTATAGGCATCCGGGGTTTGCCCCTCAAGGGTGGTCCCACTGTCCCATACCTTGAGGGGGGTTCCTCGTCATTAACCACCAAAAAGCACACAAAGTTACATTATACCCAGTGCTGTctcccccaaaatttttttaataataataataataatgatgatgttaTAAATCATTCCATCCTAAAAATGCTGATCGTTTCTTCTATATGTTTGGTAGCATGACTCACCAATTTGGTGACCTTTATATTTtgcttcatctctctctctaccccCAGCCCCCAacaggaaaaatgaaaaagaaaaagaactacTTCAAAGTTTTTATAATCTTCTTGCCATCGTTGTATTGAGCTATGCTGGggagataatatttttttcacattctATTTCACAAGAACTTGTTGAGGTGCCAAATTATGACTAGTACTATATTATTTTCACATGTATCTATCATTAACACCATAAATATGGTATCTTAGTAGtagtgaaaaaaattgttatatcaGATTTGATGTGGATGTACTCTTATAATCTTTGAATGCTATGCCTATAGTCCTACCTCCAAAAACAtctaatattaaataaaaaattgggcgAGCATTTAATAGggttatatatgtgtgtgtcaAAGAATTAACACAGTTCTGGCTGAAGAACTAGCAGAAAAGAACAGTTATAGAACTATGTATTGCAAATGCTATAGCTTTGACTTAATAGGTAACAATAATTACAAACTAGCAGCAAACAACTTCAACCCGTGATCCATTCCTACAAGCAAACCTTAATCTAAGAATCCAAAGGGGTAACAGCAATGGCAACCTTTGTTTCTATCATGGGGCAGGTCACTTGAGGAAACAGAAGACGGTGTTGATGTTCAAAGTTCTACTTATATGGTTCACCCTTAATCGAAGGTCATTTTTGTTGGTTCACCCTTAATCGAAGGTCATTTTTGTTTATGCATTTCAATGTATACTTTTACTGATATGCTAATTACCCTTGCAGTTAGCGGAATTGATAAAGAAAGAATCTGTTAAAGTAGGCGTAAGCAAGGTTCTATGTCAAGATTTAAGCAAATACTTTCATCAGACGAAGTGGTATTTATTAAACCTCAAACATGTATTTCAATCCAGTGAACCcatctttctttttccaaaagtataaaaacaaaGTTGTTGGAATTCTTAAGCCACCTCTAATTTGTGCTTCTTTACCAAATAAAACTTAGAATTGCAGTGATTCCCAGGAGGTGTATGGAAATGTCGTGGATGATTGGATGCTTAGGTAACAATCTCAGATAATGTGAAAAATAAAGTATGACTTGGCATTCCAAATGGACAAAAAGAATAGGCAACAATAAGTCAGTAATAAAGTTTGTAACTTTTGTTTCTGGTAAGTGATAAAATTTGGAACTTAGCATGTCATAAATTAGAAAAATCATTCCAATAACTCATGAGAGctgttgaaagttgaaacaccGACAAATTTTGGGGGAAAATAGGTAAAAATGGCAAACTATTATATGACgacagaaaaaaaaacaaacagattcacattgccttttttttttgtgggtaaaTAAGGATAACAAAAACAAGCCCAGTGGGTCACGTTATAGGCCAGTCCATTGATGGATATGGGGCAAAAGGTAAAAAAGACACATCATCAAATATAGAACAATTAGACTAAAATATTAGCAGTTAttcaattatataatataatgttagtCAATGATGACTCTTTTTTTAAGCTGAATAATTAAGTAtcactaaacaaaaataaaaggacaTCAAAAATTTAGTCCTGAGATCCAAACTATCTTCATCCTTTGGCTTCAAATAATCTATCTCCATCCTCTAAGAGAACGAAATGGATGAATGAGATTGGATGATGAGATGGTTCAAGAAGAATAACGCTAGGGACACAACCAATCACACACCTAATTCCACAATTTGTTTAGTTGTGCGATTGTGAATGGTGGAcatttttttgctttatacAACTCACTGCTTCACGTAGACTACTCAAAATCACACAAGTCaacaaattgtgaaattatGTGTGTAAATGATTGTGTACAAGAAGCCCAAACAATATGTACAAGAAACCCAAACAGCTAGCAAATGGGCATGAACATTACAATCCTTGTTAACAAAATGAATTtcccaaaaaagagaaattgaGCAACTTCAACATGATATCAAGAATCAAAGGGGCTATTGGGTATACATTGGATCTCACATTGAATAATAATGATAAGtatgagtagttaatataacataattggtCCAAACTCATAAGTTTAAACTTTTAGGTTAAGTTTCACCACCTATAGATATTTTTGcaaggagaaaaataattaacttGGTGGAAAAGAAAATGTAGAGCAGTATCCATTACTTCCTCCTTTTGGGCTAAGTTGCTATTGGGGATGAGTCATTTGAAGTCTTGAACACTTGTGTTACATTTTAGGAAAATGATATTCTTATTCTTGCCTTTTGACATCTaattatttctatttatttttactttcatGTTTTAAATGTGGACATTCTTTTCCCCATTTTATAAAATGTGGACATTTCGGCATTAGTAATAGATATTTATGTAAAATAGTAGATGTAAACAAGTAAGAAGataattttcctatattttatgctttatcatattaatttgaaatttaaaatgccTGCCATTTTTTCGTGTTCACATTTTAATAATGTTTCATGCACTTTTTCACTTTTACATCTTGCCGTATGGACTCTGTTTTAAATGAGATTGAAGATATAAGCAGACCAATCTTTGAAACAAAGAGTTCCATGGTGCAAAACCCATCAATCTCTTAAATCATCTATTTTGGTGAATAAACTactattgttattatattattattacaacaTATGTTCTAtcaaacacaccaaaaaaaaaaaaaaaattgacttacTTTTAGTGCTTTTGTGCATAGAGGCAacaaagaaacaacacatgtcgGTCTAGTGTCCTTGTTTCTGTGCACTAATTGAATGGCTGACATGAATATTTTCATGTTGCTTCGAACTTCGGAAGCAATTATATTTTCCAAACCTAGAAGCCTGACTTCTTTAATTACCCCCACTTCTCAATACCAAATGACAAACAAAAACCATAATTTAACAGGTATCTGCACAGCAAATACTTTTAGCTGAAAACTAAACAAGAGTACAAAGCTTCTGTTTAACAAAATGGTTTATCCCCATTCATGCTCCTATTTTGTTCATAAAATCTGGTTGAAATTGAAACCCTTGGAAGCATCCAATAATTTTGGCATGCAAACTTACTGAGAAGTGAGAAGCAGCCATAATTTCACATACTAAAGTCacacatgaaaattttgaatcaaCCCTTTCTTCTATAGAATAAAAATGGGTACAACACTTgctaattattaatattaccaATTCAAAATTGGTACAGATGtccagaatttaaaaaaaaaaagagaaaaatgtggGGTTAATTCCTCTTTTGCTGCTGAGAAAAATCTAGTTCTCCAACAGTTCTTCACCTTTCTTGATCCAAACTTTCGGCTACCATTGTTCACTAACTGTACAATTCATGAGAGAAAACTATCAGTATACATGCAGACATTTATGCTCTTTTCCTTAGTTTTTTTGGTATGTGACGTGTGTGGATGGGAAGAACAAATCTGCAAACAGAAGTGCAAATAAGCCACAAGGCGATGAGATGCATGAACTtaaataataagatattaaCGGGTGCTCTTAAGGTATTTGTTAATggactattttaagaaaattataatacaactttcataagaaatatataaaaaaaaaagttggttacttttttcttttcttttctctcacaaaaagtttataaaaatattttctaaacaaatGTCCTTCGGGCATCCGATAACTTTTCCCATAAGATAATACTTTTTCCttgcattattattttttttggggggtgggggggtggTGTTCTAAATTTTAGGTGCCCTATAAGTGCTTATGAAGTCTATGGCTATATGCAAAATGACCATGAACATGGTTATATTCATAGCTTATGGGGTCTTTGATTATCCAACCTTGCCTTCAATGAAGGTTGGTTAGTGAAGCAGATCACCAAGGGGAGTCTTTTGAGTCTTTTCAACTACTGTCCTATTGACGAAGCCTGATACATGAGGTGCTTAATTAGTTTGATCTCCAAAACTAAACTGAACGGTGAAAGACTATTCGACTAATAATGAGTGACACGTCATGCAATTTCGGAAAATATAAAGGTTAAAGATTTTGCAAGCAAACACAACAAcaaatataacatatataatagATAATGGTTGTAcataaaactaaattttgatCCTGAGCTATGTcataacattataaaaaaataaggagaGTAAACGAAAAAGCTATACATGCATATGATTATGGAATGCAATGTAGAATTAAACcacacattcaaaaaaaaaaaagaaaggaaaaaggatCTAGCCCTGAACTCTCTAATATCCCCAGTGGAGTGGCCAAGTTGACATCACTAGATctcaatccaacccaaccccaGAGTTGGCAACATGTACCTCGAGTACCCACTTTGCATGAGTACATGGATTTTAGTTGGTGAAAAGTCACCAATCATCGGGGCTCTAAGATGTGATTGGTCACATATGtttatcaattgatttttttttttttcaccaattcTAGGTCACGCAGGATTCAAGATTTCATAGCCTATGTAAAGCTCAAAATCATGTCTTGAACAACAAATCTGAGTTTGAGAGATTGATTAGCCATGAGAAAGATATTATGCACTTCACAACCATTCCATGGTGCAAAACCCCATCAATAGTTAGGAAATCTTCTTCAGTGAATAAACCACTACTAATatgattattgttattattgcaACACAAATTCAGTAACACAAAAAATAGGTGCACCTAACACTAACCAGCTGACACGAATAATTTCAGGTTGCATCTAACTTGGGAAGCAATTATATCCTAGAAGCCTGACTTCTCTTCTTCCCCCACCTTTCAATACCAAATGACAAGCCACAAACCAgaacttttaacaaaaatctgCATCTGCAAATACTTATAGCTGAAAACTAAACAGAATGTACATGGCTACTGTTCTACACAGAAATTGCAGCAGGGGATGAATCAATAGTCATTGGTCATCAAATCAATTGGAGTGCTGTCATTACTTAACTGAAGATTTATCTGGGTTCCTTCAATTAGTAGCATTTCAGAAGattattggagagagagagagagagagagcaacataACCTCAGTCACGAAGAGTAGCGGGTACTATGTCATACTAAAAGCAATGACAAGCAGTATATTTTACTTCCCAAGTAACAAGCGTAAAGCCAAGCTTGTTCGCATAAACCTTTTTTCCATAGATAAGTTAACAAGTACTAGGTGG from Castanea sativa cultivar Marrone di Chiusa Pesio chromosome 11, ASM4071231v1 harbors:
- the LOC142616768 gene encoding uncharacterized protein LOC142616768, whose product is MDVWKPPPQSVFKLNFDAFVFIETGTSGFGAIIRKDSGEVMAAMSAKDPPVSYSEVEMLACRKAMEFATNVGFSELVREGDNVNVITAIPFSKLNLSLLGNVVDDIQYLIHGLHWVNISCTRRGGNKVVHALAQHARNINNDMYWIKDSPPPIMEAFFHDSLIL
- the LOC142614446 gene encoding protein FAR1-RELATED SEQUENCE 5-like; this encodes MDLSRTAPDVIEEGDNGEDCRIVTSREFDGEIKLGMQVSSEEEAYDLYNAHAFKKGFSIRKATRRVVNGVIRQREFVCSKQGFKEFEDPVNAKKFNHLDTRTGCCARIRFDVKDDVWTVVLFNDTHNHEFASPEQKLNLRSGRKVLNANGSTTSTKTKATGSCSCSCLSKEVDGANNIGLSKLDSHNYLPTVRKEMIEAGDGQSVFNHFRHKQSEDPMFFYSLQVDQDNRMANLFWRDGRSKLDYGYFGDVVIFDTFRINSYNLICAPFVGVNHHWKNVLFGCAFLIDETTESFIWLFKTFLAAMGGQQPKSIFTDQDQTMANAINLVFPKSRHRLCPWHISKNAKQHLGGLYTINADFNSRFDKCLNGCINEMEFESTWNDMIEKYNLRSHEWLNSLYEDREKWCTALSVDFFSAKLKSSQRKESSTSVFHQIMRKPMLLIQAIQSFEEKVAQLRQDESNEDFRCKNGAPSKVTRYGGILSHAASVYTHALFRVFEEELNSCLGLSCVETNHHGDNSIYSLTELGNGSVHIVEFDRSKLIICCSCKLFETLGLLCCHALRVFVVNNVNVIPDKYISNKWTKDAKKGLYCFDDSCQENEKSTHASRLSELCHLGYIVFEKASLTNSRTKIVKDKLREALHLVEKDVTSMSMVEIVGQECLQEDANNSDDMEPCVVGDKQVFDPPHVRKKRKKVKDAITLQTPQPSHMVHGDGQSSSSSLELSFDDHNFNLTRTPQESTSMPYLSPESTTSKDGTQG